The region CCCGCGCGCACCTGCTCGGCGCGGTCGATCCGCTCGTCGCACGCACACCGCTCGACGGCTGACCCACGCCGCGCCGGAATCCCAAACGTGTTCCCGGGGCGGTGCGTTTTGCCCTTGACCGCCCCGCGCGTCTTTGTTACGAATGAATCGCGATTCATTTTGGCGGCAATCGCATTTCATCGAAGTCGGCTTGGGCGGCGACGGGACGGGGGTTCCGGCCCGCGGACCGGCCGCGAAACGCACCAGGGGGAACACCATGAGCGAGATCAAGACCCTTTTCGACAATATGAACACGCGTCTTCAGGGCAACCCCGGCAGCGTCGCCGGCATGAAGTGCGTGTATCAGTTCAAGGTGACGGGCGATGACGGCGGCGAATACTACGCCGACCTGACCGGCGACACGCCGATGGTCTCGGCGGGCACCAAGGACCCGGCGAACTGCACCATCACCGTCGCGGCGGCCGACCTGCTGGCGATCACGACCGGCAAGCTCTCGGGCCAGATGGCGTTCATGACCGGCAAGCTGAAGATCTCGGGCGACATGGGCCTCGCCATGAAGCTCCAGAAGATTTTGGGCTGACGCCGCACCAGGTTTCGAAAAATCAAAACGGCCTCGCGGATTTCCGCGGGGCCGTTTTTGTTGTCGGTCGAGTGCGTCAGCCGCAGCGGCGCATGATGAGCCCGGCCACATCCACCGTGAGCTGCGTTTCGAGGTCACGCAGGATCTCGCGCAGCGTGGTCATGCGTTCGTTGTTCACCGCATCCACGACGGCGGCGTTGAAGTTCGCCAGATCGGGCAGGGCGACGACGCGCGTCTTGCCCGCGAGGGTGCCGAGCGAATTCGCCGCCGAGTCGTCCACGCCCTCCGCGCCGAAGACGAAGTATTTGAACTCGGTGCTCTTGCCGACCGCGCGCCACAATTCTTTCGTGTTCTTGTCGGTGAAACGGCCCGGCGAGAGCGCGAACACAAGACCGCCCGCGCCCGTTCGCACGTAAAGCAGCGACAGGTCGCCATCGTGGTCCGCGGCCTGGATGTCGCCGATCGCGTGGCACATCTTCTGCAACACGCTGACGAGGAATGTCTGCGCCGCCCACGTGCCGCCGACATACGCCTTGCTCGCCGCCGGCAGCGTGACGAGACGACGCACGTCTTCTTCCTCCAGCGGCCGTCCCTCGGCGCTGGTGATGCCCATGTCGGAGAGCGTCTTGAGCGCGGCGCGATCCTTGGCGCGGATCACCGGCGCGCCGGTCGTGCGCGAATACACGACGATCTCCTCGCCCAGAAACTCCATGTCGAAGAGCTTGTCGATGTAGTACTCGGTCTCCTCGCGGTTCGGCACCGACGCCAGATATTCCTCGAGCGTGAACGACCCCGCGCCCGCCGCAAACCGCTCCATGAGCGTGTTCAGCTTGCCGTCGCGGAAGATCGCCGCGAGATCGAGGGCGCGCGCGTCGGGAGCGTCGACGGGTTTGGTGGCGAAGGGCAGCGACGCCGACTCGCCGGCCTCTCCGCCCGTCCACACGAGGCCCTTTTCCGCCACGCCGAAGGAACCGAGGGCGAGGGTCACCGCGGCATGAAACTCGCTGAGCCGGTCGCCGTCCGCGGCGTCGATCGGCACGATCTCTCCGATGTCGAGCTGGTAGTTGTTGTGGACCGACGTCGCCGCCGCGCCGGGGTCCGACCAGATGTCGTCGCCCTCGGCCTCATGTGCCTCGGTCGCGTCGGCGTAACTGCGCACCACCTTGAGATAGACGGCGCTGTGCGCATCGGGAAAGAAGACCTCGGCGAAGTGCGTACGCTTGGCCGGATGGATCAGCGCGTCGCTGCCGTCCGCGCCGAGAAGCCCGAATCGGTCGAGGATTCCCCGTTTGACGTCGGCAAGCACGCCGGCGTAACCGGCTTGCGCGAGCGCGTCGAGCAGCGCCGGCCAGTGGAAGTTGGCAATCGTCACGACACACGAACGCTGGGAAAAATTGAGCAGCATGGCCCCTCTCGCCCGTTAGCCGACCCC is a window of Deltaproteobacteria bacterium DNA encoding:
- a CDS encoding SCP2 sterol-binding domain-containing protein, with amino-acid sequence MSEIKTLFDNMNTRLQGNPGSVAGMKCVYQFKVTGDDGGEYYADLTGDTPMVSAGTKDPANCTITVAAADLLAITTGKLSGQMAFMTGKLKISGDMGLAMKLQKILG